Proteins from one Nicotiana tabacum cultivar K326 chromosome 23, ASM71507v2, whole genome shotgun sequence genomic window:
- the LOC107789805 gene encoding secretory carrier-associated membrane protein 4 isoform X1 → MSRGNDPNPFDEEEPEVNPFSNGGSAPASKSRFPQMIASTLGFGQKHDVTVDIPLDSMNGSNKKQKELANWEADLQRRERDIKRREDAVAGAGVPTDDRNWPPFFPIIHHDIANEIPAHSQKLQYLAFASWLGIVFCLVFNVLAVTICWIRGGGVKIFFLAIIYALMGCPLSYVLWYRPLYNAMRTDSALKFGWFFMFYLIHIGFCILAAIAPPIVFHGKSLTGILAAIDVFSDHVLVGIFYLIGFAFFCLEALLSLWVLQKVYMFFRGHK, encoded by the exons atgaGTAGAGGAAACGATCCGAATCCGTTTGACGAAGAGGAGCCTGAAGTCAATCCTTTTTCA AATGGTGGCTCTGCTCCTGCATCTAAATCACGCTTTCCTCAAATGATTGCTAGTACTCTTGGTTTTGGTCAAAAGCATGATGTAACTGTTGACATCCCCTTGGATTCAATGAAT gGTTCcaataaaaagcaaaaagaattaGCAAATTGGGAAGCAGATCTGCAAAGGAGAGAAaga GATATTAAACGAAGAGAAGATGCTGTTGCTGGCG CTGGTGTGCCAACTGATGATAGGAATTGGCCTCCCTTTTTCCCAATTATTCATCATGATATAGCAAATGAAATACCAGCTCATTCTCAGAAGCTGCAGTATTTGGCATTTGCGAGTTGGTTAG GTATTGTTTTTTGTCTGGTGTTCAATGTTCTTGCCGTGACTATCTGTTGGATTAGGGGTGGTG GTGTTAAAATCTTTTTCCTGGCTATAATATATGCTTTAATGGGATGTCCCCTTTCGTACGTTTTGTGGTACAGGCCTCTGTATAACGCGATGAG GACTGACAGCGCACTGAAGTTTGGCTGGTTTTTCATGTTCTACTTG ATTCACATCGGATTTTGCATACTTGCTGCTATTGCTCCTCCCATTGTATTTCACGGAAAATCCTTAAC gGGTATCCTTGCAGCAATTGATGTCTTCTCTGACCATGTGTTGGTTGGG ATATTTTATTTGATTGGATTTGCCTTCTTCTGCTTGGAAGCTTTGCTTAGCTTGTGGGTGCTGCAG
- the LOC107789805 gene encoding secretory carrier-associated membrane protein 4 isoform X2 encodes MSRGNDPNPFDEEEPEVNPFSGSNKKQKELANWEADLQRRERDIKRREDAVAGAGVPTDDRNWPPFFPIIHHDIANEIPAHSQKLQYLAFASWLGIVFCLVFNVLAVTICWIRGGGVKIFFLAIIYALMGCPLSYVLWYRPLYNAMRTDSALKFGWFFMFYLIHIGFCILAAIAPPIVFHGKSLTGILAAIDVFSDHVLVGIFYLIGFAFFCLEALLSLWVLQKVYMFFRGHK; translated from the exons atgaGTAGAGGAAACGATCCGAATCCGTTTGACGAAGAGGAGCCTGAAGTCAATCCTTTTTCA gGTTCcaataaaaagcaaaaagaattaGCAAATTGGGAAGCAGATCTGCAAAGGAGAGAAaga GATATTAAACGAAGAGAAGATGCTGTTGCTGGCG CTGGTGTGCCAACTGATGATAGGAATTGGCCTCCCTTTTTCCCAATTATTCATCATGATATAGCAAATGAAATACCAGCTCATTCTCAGAAGCTGCAGTATTTGGCATTTGCGAGTTGGTTAG GTATTGTTTTTTGTCTGGTGTTCAATGTTCTTGCCGTGACTATCTGTTGGATTAGGGGTGGTG GTGTTAAAATCTTTTTCCTGGCTATAATATATGCTTTAATGGGATGTCCCCTTTCGTACGTTTTGTGGTACAGGCCTCTGTATAACGCGATGAG GACTGACAGCGCACTGAAGTTTGGCTGGTTTTTCATGTTCTACTTG ATTCACATCGGATTTTGCATACTTGCTGCTATTGCTCCTCCCATTGTATTTCACGGAAAATCCTTAAC gGGTATCCTTGCAGCAATTGATGTCTTCTCTGACCATGTGTTGGTTGGG ATATTTTATTTGATTGGATTTGCCTTCTTCTGCTTGGAAGCTTTGCTTAGCTTGTGGGTGCTGCAG